One window of the Candidatus Thorarchaeota archaeon genome contains the following:
- a CDS encoding glutamine synthetase, with protein MSEKIRYVECMFTDLFGRLKSMVIPCRPVDSIDELRKDPALKQGASVDGSSVTGLANVEASDLRLEPDVSSLIELPYTSQRTAGVMCSIRKKVIPGQDSLYPLDARSVFLSVYEKCLGTRQLKVKIEPEFHFITMEGELFDYGEYADTYPQNPGADTLLRIASTIQDAGMGVKVAHHEHGHSQVEIEIDFEDARKAADNIVLFKNIARAIAREDGFDVTFMPKPFEGAAGNGLHCHLQLWDGDKNLFGHGGSELSETAMMFVAGLIQHAPAITAFANPTVNSYKRLVPHHEAPVYVCWGPTNRTVLIRVPLFVDSQKAAVELRSPDPACNPYLLFAAIIAAGMDGISRKMKPPEPCTRDVFAMSDEQRESLGITTLPSNLGAALDALEHDSVLIEALGQQLVRKYVSLKRREWSDYCNHVVTEWEWDTYSGT; from the coding sequence ATGTCTGAGAAGATAAGGTATGTAGAGTGTATGTTCACCGACCTGTTTGGTAGACTCAAGTCGATGGTGATTCCATGTCGACCAGTGGACAGTATTGATGAACTGAGGAAGGACCCGGCCTTGAAACAGGGCGCCAGCGTTGATGGCAGTTCGGTGACCGGGCTCGCCAATGTGGAAGCATCAGATCTCAGACTCGAACCGGACGTGTCCAGTCTGATAGAGCTGCCGTATACGAGTCAAAGAACCGCCGGAGTGATGTGTTCAATACGCAAGAAGGTCATTCCGGGTCAGGACTCGTTGTACCCACTTGACGCAAGAAGTGTGTTTCTCTCAGTCTATGAGAAGTGTCTTGGAACAAGACAGCTCAAGGTGAAGATAGAACCCGAGTTCCATTTCATCACGATGGAAGGCGAGCTGTTCGACTATGGAGAATACGCAGACACGTATCCCCAAAACCCCGGTGCTGACACATTGCTTAGAATCGCTTCCACTATCCAAGACGCCGGGATGGGTGTCAAGGTGGCACATCACGAACACGGACACTCCCAAGTGGAGATTGAGATTGACTTCGAGGATGCAAGGAAGGCTGCAGACAACATAGTCCTGTTCAAGAACATCGCACGGGCAATCGCTCGGGAAGACGGATTTGATGTGACCTTCATGCCGAAGCCCTTTGAGGGAGCGGCTGGCAACGGGCTTCATTGTCATCTTCAGTTGTGGGATGGTGACAAGAACCTCTTCGGTCACGGTGGGTCAGAACTCTCGGAAACGGCCATGATGTTCGTAGCTGGCCTGATTCAGCATGCCCCTGCAATCACTGCCTTTGCAAACCCGACTGTCAACTCATACAAGCGGCTGGTGCCCCATCACGAGGCGCCGGTCTATGTCTGTTGGGGACCAACCAATCGCACGGTGCTGATAAGAGTCCCACTCTTTGTCGATAGTCAGAAGGCCGCAGTCGAGTTGAGGTCTCCAGATCCTGCGTGCAACCCGTACTTGTTGTTCGCGGCAATCATTGCGGCAGGCATGGACGGCATCAGCCGAAAGATGAAGCCTCCTGAACCATGCACGAGGGACGTCTTTGCAATGAGCGACGAACAGAGGGAGAGCCTCGGCATCACAACGCTACCTTCGAATCTAGGGGCTGCACTGGACGCGCTGGAGCATGACAGCGTGCTTATCGAGGCGCTCGGACAGCAGCTAGTGAGGAAGTACGTCAGCCTGAAGCGAAGAGAGTGGAGTGACTACTGCAACCATGTAGTCACCGAGTGGGAGTGGGACACGTACTCTGGGACCTAG
- a CDS encoding single-stranded DNA-binding protein: MTYDSEPIQATVAELKPRMKNLTISFRVLEAGQEREVSSRDSGDTHRVLDAVVGDSTGTVQMPLWDDHIDSVKVGTTYTLKNGYCGLFRGNLRLNIGKYGELTEAEVPIEEVNREVDMSAEEHDDDRRPRRDFGNRDGNREGGYGGGSGRSYGGGGYGGRSSGGYGGRGGRSGGSYGRRDRR; the protein is encoded by the coding sequence ATGACTTATGACAGTGAGCCCATTCAGGCCACAGTGGCTGAACTAAAGCCACGCATGAAGAACCTGACAATATCCTTCAGAGTCTTGGAGGCAGGTCAGGAACGCGAGGTTTCATCTCGCGACAGTGGTGATACGCACCGTGTACTAGACGCAGTGGTTGGTGACTCGACCGGAACCGTTCAGATGCCCCTCTGGGACGATCATATCGACTCGGTCAAGGTCGGTACAACTTACACACTGAAGAACGGCTATTGTGGCCTCTTCAGAGGAAACTTGCGACTGAACATCGGCAAGTATGGTGAATTGACCGAAGCAGAAGTGCCAATCGAAGAGGTCAACAGGGAGGTTGACATGTCTGCTGAAGAACACGATGATGACCGACGACCAAGACGGGACTTCGGCAATCGTGATGGAAACCGAGAGGGCGGCTATGGCGGCGGTAGCGGCCGCAGCTATGGCGGCGGTGGCTACGGCGGCAGAAGCAGCGGCGGATATGGTGGCCGCGGCGGCAGAAGTGGCGGCAGTTACGGAAGGCGCGACAGGCGCTAG
- a CDS encoding DUF72 domain-containing protein, with amino-acid sequence MEQVRAGLFIGTSGWSYATDWTGVFYESKANMLEQYFTYFDTSEINSTFYALPRPEFVSHLAELRDQRKFFTAKLPKKVTHDCRLNTDGEGGQTLQRFFEILSPLVNKIAALLIQLPPWDIDEMSDLETFLSALDSRFRYAIEFRHESWLKEPVFSLLERYHVSSVIVDEPKLPITLRLTTDFAYIRWHGRGSKPWYQYRYSEAELREWVPRLRELQEQTDCIYGYFNNHFSGNAPVNALQMLQLLQVSTPEQQDKLRRMLTGSAMSQSSLEDF; translated from the coding sequence ATGGAACAGGTGCGGGCAGGTCTCTTCATAGGTACAAGTGGATGGTCCTATGCAACGGACTGGACCGGCGTGTTCTATGAGTCTAAGGCAAACATGCTTGAACAGTACTTCACCTACTTTGACACTTCTGAGATCAACTCGACTTTCTATGCCCTGCCGCGTCCTGAGTTCGTGTCGCATCTTGCGGAGCTGAGAGATCAGCGGAAGTTCTTTACAGCAAAGCTGCCCAAGAAGGTCACCCACGACTGCCGGCTGAACACTGATGGCGAAGGTGGTCAGACGCTACAGAGGTTCTTTGAGATCCTCTCTCCGCTTGTGAACAAGATTGCAGCACTGCTAATCCAGCTCCCTCCTTGGGACATTGACGAGATGTCTGACTTGGAAACCTTCTTGTCCGCTCTCGACTCGCGTTTTCGATACGCCATAGAGTTTCGTCATGAGAGCTGGTTAAAGGAGCCTGTCTTCTCCTTGCTCGAGAGATACCATGTCAGTTCAGTCATTGTGGATGAGCCCAAGCTTCCAATCACACTGAGACTGACTACCGACTTTGCCTACATTCGATGGCATGGACGTGGTTCGAAGCCTTGGTATCAATACCGATACTCTGAGGCAGAACTGCGAGAGTGGGTTCCCAGACTTCGTGAGTTGCAGGAGCAGACTGACTGTATATATGGCTACTTCAACAATCACTTCTCGGGCAACGCGCCTGTCAATGCCCTTCAGATGCTTCAGCTGCTGCAGGTGAGCACCCCTGAGCAGCAGGACAAACTGCGGAGGATGCTCACCGGTTCTGCCATGTCGCAGTCGTCACTGGAGGACTTCTGA
- a CDS encoding ribosomal protein L13e, with amino-acid sequence MSFITIAEPTVKSPKDLKSRIGRGFSRGEVSEAGLTVVECRRMGLMIDIRRRSSYPENVEALKRFLEDIQKMAESLATTEAETPHVDSTDPVTVLSSLSAVSADDAKLLVKAGIRSIDQLAYCDVAKVTKKTGIDEAKLKSMISAALKKI; translated from the coding sequence ATGAGCTTCATAACAATTGCCGAACCTACTGTGAAGTCGCCCAAGGACCTAAAGTCGCGAATCGGTCGCGGATTCAGCAGAGGCGAGGTAAGTGAGGCGGGTCTCACTGTTGTGGAATGCAGGCGAATGGGTCTCATGATAGACATTCGCAGACGCAGCTCCTATCCTGAGAACGTAGAGGCTCTCAAGAGATTCCTTGAGGATATTCAGAAGATGGCAGAGTCCCTTGCCACAACTGAGGCCGAGACTCCACATGTTGATTCGACAGACCCTGTGACTGTCCTGTCTTCGCTGAGTGCGGTGAGTGCGGACGATGCCAAGCTCCTTGTGAAGGCCGGGATTCGCAGCATTGACCAGCTGGCCTATTGTGACGTCGCCAAGGTGACAAAGAAGACTGGCATCGATGAGGCGAAGCTGAAGAGCATGATAAGCGCGGCTCTCAAGAAGATTTAG
- a CDS encoding pyridoxal phosphate-dependent aminotransferase, translated as MKYQTEHIRPPPIVELGEVARRYSAFSDYINLGQGLPGHVPPAESLKLTAEQFELPYIHQYTADHGLIDLREDLSLYLRGTHSIDVDPEKEVVITGGANQALLGAVLTIVGVGDEVVMPSPYYFNSVMAVQLCRGHVAEVPLNHEFQPMVDEIAKAIRPNTRAVLLVTPNNPTGAVYDQRAIDEILDICVEHDIILISDETYSRMVFEDARHYSPATRRDLREHVVMIGSFSKIFGMSGWRVGFVVGSERFIQEYLKVHDTMAVCAPAVSQVLALDVLRQGSDFVERELKRLERLREHAYMRLARIDGLECVRTKGTFYLFPRIRDCKDSRRLTLDLLAKAHLLLLPGSIFGAAGEGHVRISIGHLTPEVLDDALDRLERYLGH; from the coding sequence ATGAAGTATCAGACCGAACACATAAGACCTCCTCCAATCGTAGAGCTTGGCGAGGTGGCACGGAGGTACTCGGCATTTTCTGACTATATCAACCTCGGTCAGGGCCTTCCGGGGCATGTGCCACCTGCAGAATCCCTGAAGTTGACCGCGGAGCAGTTTGAGCTTCCATATATTCACCAGTACACTGCTGACCACGGACTCATTGACCTCAGAGAGGACCTGTCACTGTATCTTCGCGGCACTCACAGTATCGATGTCGACCCGGAAAAGGAAGTCGTCATAACGGGTGGGGCGAACCAGGCTCTTCTCGGGGCAGTCTTGACCATTGTTGGCGTTGGTGACGAGGTAGTCATGCCCTCACCATACTACTTCAACTCGGTCATGGCGGTTCAGCTGTGCAGAGGACATGTAGCTGAGGTGCCCTTGAATCATGAGTTTCAGCCAATGGTCGACGAGATTGCAAAGGCAATTCGACCGAACACAAGGGCGGTGCTTCTGGTGACTCCGAATAATCCTACGGGTGCCGTCTACGACCAACGTGCAATCGATGAGATCCTAGACATATGTGTTGAACATGACATCATACTCATTTCAGATGAGACCTACTCGCGAATGGTCTTTGAGGATGCCCGTCACTACAGTCCCGCCACCAGGAGGGATCTACGCGAGCATGTGGTCATGATTGGGAGTTTCTCAAAGATCTTCGGTATGTCGGGCTGGAGGGTAGGGTTTGTCGTAGGAAGTGAGCGCTTCATACAGGAGTACCTGAAAGTCCATGACACCATGGCAGTCTGTGCACCGGCAGTGTCTCAGGTACTTGCACTTGATGTGCTGAGGCAGGGCAGCGACTTTGTTGAGCGGGAACTCAAACGACTTGAGAGACTGCGCGAGCATGCATATATGCGACTGGCGAGGATTGATGGCTTGGAGTGTGTCAGAACCAAGGGGACGTTCTATCTGTTCCCGCGTATACGAGACTGCAAGGACTCCAGACGACTCACACTTGACCTCCTTGCGAAGGCACATCTACTTCTTCTGCCGGGGTCCATCTTTGGTGCCGCTGGAGAGGGGCATGTCCGCATCTCCATTGGCCATTTGACACCAGAGGTACTTGACGATGCCCTAGACAGGTTGGAACGCTATCTTGGACACTAG
- a CDS encoding cation-efflux pump yields MSARQEVRRAAVFSVAAAAMLTAIKLVVGIATNSIGIVSEALHSGLDLLAAAITLVAVKKAAVIADGEHHYGHGKIENFAALAETIILWVTAGWIIYEATRRIVEGTVIEASVTGIAVMITSIVIDYERSRMLMKTARTHGSQALEADALHFSTDMLSSVVVLCGLGLVAVGFPIGDSLGALGVSVVILLVSYRLARRSYDYLTDRAPDGVREKIREVCADIPSVVDCSRIRTRMAGPKLFVDIIVTVESNTGLERAHAIADMVEARVSALAAHEADVIVHVEPTNATVAHGRGSNLYERVESVVRRHPSKVNMHNVRMRTMSDGVYLVADLEMSSELTLERAHSVSEVLEAALKREIPELRSVVFHLESDEYVTSAEVVTASTERIVEYVRAVVDEVKGADNCRDVIVTKDRHGFAVCLTCEVDGNTSLADSHELAEEIERRVKQGIPEVLSVTVHLEPSQSRPIP; encoded by the coding sequence ATGAGCGCACGACAAGAAGTTCGGCGAGCGGCAGTCTTCTCAGTTGCAGCAGCAGCAATGTTGACTGCAATCAAGCTCGTTGTGGGAATTGCCACTAACTCGATAGGAATTGTTTCTGAGGCCCTGCACAGCGGTCTCGACTTGCTGGCGGCAGCCATCACACTCGTTGCTGTGAAGAAGGCAGCTGTCATTGCTGATGGCGAACACCACTACGGACACGGCAAGATTGAGAACTTTGCAGCACTGGCCGAAACCATCATACTCTGGGTGACAGCGGGTTGGATAATATATGAGGCTACGCGGAGGATAGTTGAGGGGACTGTCATCGAAGCATCAGTCACGGGCATCGCAGTAATGATTACGAGCATCGTGATTGACTATGAGAGAAGCCGGATGCTCATGAAGACTGCAAGGACACACGGGAGCCAAGCACTCGAGGCCGACGCACTGCATTTCAGTACAGACATGCTCAGCTCTGTCGTGGTGCTTTGCGGACTGGGACTTGTGGCTGTCGGCTTTCCAATTGGGGACTCGCTGGGAGCACTTGGCGTCTCAGTGGTCATACTGCTCGTGTCATATCGACTAGCGCGCAGGTCGTATGACTATCTCACTGATCGAGCCCCCGATGGGGTCAGAGAAAAGATCAGGGAAGTCTGCGCAGACATTCCATCTGTGGTTGACTGCTCAAGAATAAGGACTCGGATGGCGGGCCCAAAGCTCTTTGTGGACATCATAGTGACCGTGGAGAGCAATACGGGATTGGAGAGGGCTCATGCAATTGCAGACATGGTCGAAGCCAGAGTGTCGGCACTTGCGGCCCATGAAGCAGACGTCATTGTTCATGTTGAACCTACCAACGCGACAGTTGCACATGGACGGGGTTCGAACCTATACGAGAGAGTTGAGTCGGTTGTCAGGAGACACCCAAGCAAAGTCAACATGCATAATGTGCGGATGAGGACCATGTCAGACGGGGTGTATCTTGTGGCAGACTTGGAAATGTCATCAGAGCTGACACTAGAGAGGGCTCACTCTGTGAGTGAAGTTCTGGAGGCCGCCTTGAAGCGCGAGATTCCGGAACTTAGGAGTGTAGTCTTCCATCTCGAGTCGGATGAGTACGTCACGTCAGCAGAGGTCGTAACTGCAAGTACCGAGAGGATAGTCGAATACGTCAGAGCTGTCGTAGATGAAGTCAAAGGAGCTGACAACTGCCGTGATGTCATCGTGACAAAGGACCGACACGGATTCGCAGTATGTCTGACCTGTGAGGTCGACGGCAACACATCTCTGGCAGACAGTCACGAGCTTGCAGAGGAGATAGAACGAAGGGTGAAGCAGGGGATTCCTGAAGTCCTAAGTGTCACTGTGCACTTGGAACCATCACAAAGCCGTCCAATACCATAG
- a CDS encoding carbohydrate kinase family protein translates to MFELEFDRLIHALDGSLTMRPPVILPDFFVDHFVIAGGLEALFREMRVVAEQGGGNLMGTRHLIRRGGNSPNTASALLSLGLAPVLITKTDPQGAALLRALTDPTMDLSHVHCDGRLAATVSIEAEYNGRRVNLMVSDSGSAADFSYSDLSDADLRCIRDSSLVALLCLNHNRAAADLASNLFEMVHQESRALTFMDMGDPSGNPGIVKPLVDNVIREGLVDIVSMNENEARWFLVALEDSTRDWSRLIGEPELWLGAAERISAETGIRVDLHTPHFSASVKGSHSVAVPTFSEVSRVVCGAGDSWNAGDILGTLMSLEVEDRLVLANAVAAKYVSSPDARHPTREEVMTYLRSSPSMSHQGKRLLGIQ, encoded by the coding sequence GTGTTTGAGCTGGAGTTCGACCGGCTCATCCATGCTCTTGATGGGTCCCTGACCATGAGACCCCCCGTCATACTCCCTGACTTCTTTGTTGACCACTTTGTTATTGCTGGGGGTCTGGAGGCACTATTCAGAGAGATGAGGGTTGTTGCTGAACAGGGTGGCGGTAATCTCATGGGGACGAGGCATCTCATTCGTCGGGGTGGGAACTCGCCCAACACTGCCTCTGCGCTGCTCTCTCTCGGGCTTGCGCCCGTGTTGATCACAAAGACGGACCCCCAAGGGGCCGCTCTACTTCGTGCGCTCACAGACCCCACGATGGACCTGAGTCACGTACATTGCGATGGCAGACTGGCAGCCACAGTATCCATTGAGGCTGAATACAATGGGCGAAGAGTGAATCTCATGGTGAGCGATAGCGGGTCTGCAGCGGACTTTTCTTACTCGGACCTGAGTGATGCTGACTTGAGATGCATACGTGACTCGAGCCTTGTAGCACTCCTGTGCCTAAACCACAACCGGGCTGCCGCTGACCTCGCCTCCAATCTCTTTGAGATGGTTCATCAGGAGTCCAGAGCCTTGACATTCATGGACATGGGCGACCCCTCTGGCAACCCCGGCATTGTCAAGCCGCTCGTCGATAATGTGATTAGAGAGGGGCTTGTGGACATAGTCAGCATGAATGAGAATGAGGCAAGATGGTTCCTCGTCGCTCTAGAAGACAGCACGAGGGACTGGAGTCGGCTAATTGGGGAGCCTGAACTGTGGCTTGGTGCAGCTGAGCGAATATCCGCGGAGACCGGTATAAGAGTTGACCTTCACACACCACACTTCTCTGCCTCAGTGAAAGGCTCTCATTCGGTGGCAGTACCCACCTTCAGTGAAGTCAGCAGGGTGGTGTGTGGTGCTGGCGACTCGTGGAACGCTGGTGACATACTCGGCACGCTGATGAGTCTCGAGGTCGAAGACCGTCTGGTGCTGGCCAACGCAGTAGCTGCCAAGTATGTGTCATCACCAGATGCGAGACATCCCACCCGAGAAGAGGTGATGACATACCTGCGTTCGTCCCCCAGCATGTCCCATCAAGGAAAACGTCTTCTGGGCATACAGTAG
- a CDS encoding pyruvate ferredoxin oxidoreductase subunit gamma, whose translation MIEIRWHGRGGQGGVTSAELLAKAAHYDGYKGVQAFPYFGAERRGAPVKAFTRISDKEINVRSQIYTPDIVAVLDPQIVDIIDVTEGLKENGIVIINTHKKAKEVGLSRGHVFTYDGTGIALKYGLLVGGLPVVNTTMLGAFAKATGLIKLETAQKVIAEKWPGKLGERNAEGAKEAYETCSD comes from the coding sequence ATGATTGAGATCAGATGGCACGGTCGAGGCGGACAGGGTGGCGTCACATCCGCTGAACTACTGGCGAAGGCTGCGCACTACGATGGCTACAAGGGTGTTCAGGCATTTCCGTACTTTGGAGCTGAACGACGAGGTGCCCCTGTAAAGGCCTTCACAAGAATCTCTGACAAGGAGATCAACGTCCGGAGCCAGATATACACGCCTGACATTGTAGCTGTGCTCGACCCACAGATAGTCGATATCATTGACGTGACCGAGGGACTGAAGGAGAACGGTATTGTCATAATCAACACTCACAAGAAGGCGAAGGAGGTCGGTCTCAGTCGAGGTCATGTCTTCACATATGATGGGACCGGAATTGCCCTCAAGTACGGTCTGCTAGTCGGTGGGTTGCCCGTTGTCAATACGACAATGCTGGGTGCGTTCGCCAAGGCGACAGGCCTGATAAAGCTGGAGACCGCGCAGAAAGTGATTGCCGAGAAGTGGCCGGGGAAGCTCGGTGAGAGGAACGCTGAGGGCGCCAAGGAAGCTTACGAGACCTGTAGCGATTGA
- a CDS encoding cation:proton antiporter, whose amino-acid sequence MVSDPGVLFLYQIGLLIVVVSLVTALFRRAHLPGLIGAVVVGFFIGGPGGLGLVTDLATVNVLAVLGIVLLLFVTGLEFDVADFWRSSRTAFSVTTAGVMLSVLCGFALGIALGWSGPASFILGVVIAPSGTSVVAAVLATNRLVGTKSGSTLLTACVVDDVEGIVLLTIALSFLAGGVFSPSSLAQSTVFSIVFIMGSLLLGDKFLPRIIERFELSVGRDTLFTVLIGFGLLFAFAATLVGLSAITGAFILGAVIPHRPIGEELARQVAIMKDLFAGLFFASIGLSINPYGIPSVLPIALVVLAVAMVSRLSGGFLGGCITRAERRALPVIVLGLSVRAEMSLIIAREAVSLGVLGMEFLALTTVMVIGSILLVLPLFSKMALSFSGDLEAGAPSPVSEK is encoded by the coding sequence GTGGTCAGTGATCCTGGAGTCCTCTTCCTCTATCAGATTGGGCTTCTCATTGTAGTGGTGTCGCTGGTGACCGCTCTGTTCAGGCGAGCGCACCTTCCCGGTCTCATAGGAGCAGTCGTTGTGGGCTTCTTCATTGGCGGTCCCGGCGGACTGGGACTCGTTACCGACCTTGCAACCGTCAATGTGCTTGCAGTCCTTGGTATCGTACTCCTGCTCTTCGTCACTGGTCTCGAGTTTGATGTCGCGGACTTTTGGAGGTCAAGCAGAACTGCGTTCTCGGTCACAACGGCTGGCGTCATGCTGTCAGTCCTGTGTGGGTTTGCTCTCGGCATCGCGCTTGGTTGGTCTGGTCCTGCATCTTTCATTCTAGGAGTAGTGATAGCTCCAAGTGGAACAAGTGTAGTAGCGGCAGTACTTGCCACTAACAGGTTAGTGGGGACCAAGTCTGGCTCAACCTTGCTTACTGCCTGTGTTGTTGATGATGTGGAGGGGATAGTACTGCTCACAATCGCCCTCAGTTTCCTTGCAGGTGGTGTATTCTCGCCATCGAGTCTGGCACAGAGCACTGTCTTCTCGATTGTGTTCATAATGGGGTCGCTTCTCTTGGGCGACAAGTTCCTCCCACGCATCATTGAGCGGTTCGAGCTGTCAGTTGGCAGGGACACCCTATTCACCGTGCTGATTGGCTTCGGCCTGCTGTTCGCATTTGCTGCCACGCTTGTTGGACTCTCCGCCATAACTGGAGCATTCATATTGGGAGCTGTCATTCCCCACAGACCGATTGGTGAGGAACTGGCAAGACAGGTCGCAATTATGAAGGATCTATTCGCTGGCCTCTTCTTCGCCAGCATCGGACTGAGCATCAATCCATATGGGATTCCATCTGTCCTGCCTATCGCGCTGGTGGTTCTGGCTGTAGCAATGGTATCACGGCTGTCTGGGGGATTCCTCGGTGGCTGCATCACAAGGGCAGAGCGAAGAGCCCTTCCCGTGATTGTCTTAGGTCTAAGCGTCAGGGCAGAGATGTCGCTCATCATCGCTAGAGAGGCTGTCTCTCTTGGTGTACTAGGAATGGAGTTCCTTGCCCTCACGACCGTGATGGTCATCGGTTCAATCTTACTCGTTCTTCCTCTGTTCTCCAAGATGGCATTGTCGTTCAGTGGCGACCTCGAGGCGGGTGCGCCAAGCCCAGTAAGTGAGAAGTGA
- a CDS encoding proteasome assembly chaperone family protein — protein sequence MRDGCEARILGSPEASVVQTKKVEMEHPLLVCCFPSAGVVGTIVANTMIDQFKMEEVAHVRSRYMPSAAVFLEGRLRHPFRIYSAPAKNLLVVTSELPIQEEGMYMVSSALLDWAAEKGVKETVILDGIPVQGLPSERKVLFAAEEEKLVELRKYAEMEMLDKGIITGIAGSILSETLCRSMVGFALLTPAIAVIPDPDAAVQLLEILNKLYGFGVSVEELKASGLMIRQRMEEMAQQVHGMQKRSSAPGPTYDGMYA from the coding sequence TTGAGAGACGGGTGCGAAGCAAGAATACTCGGGTCGCCGGAAGCCAGCGTGGTCCAGACCAAGAAGGTTGAGATGGAGCACCCACTGCTGGTGTGCTGTTTTCCGTCGGCTGGCGTCGTAGGAACGATAGTAGCAAACACTATGATTGACCAGTTCAAGATGGAGGAGGTTGCACATGTCCGTTCGAGATATATGCCCTCGGCAGCTGTATTCCTAGAAGGAAGGCTTAGACACCCATTCAGGATATACTCAGCTCCGGCGAAGAACCTCCTCGTGGTGACAAGCGAGCTTCCCATTCAGGAAGAGGGGATGTACATGGTCTCCTCGGCCCTGCTGGATTGGGCAGCTGAGAAAGGAGTCAAGGAAACCGTCATACTTGATGGAATACCAGTGCAGGGTCTGCCGTCTGAGAGGAAGGTCCTCTTTGCCGCAGAGGAAGAGAAGCTAGTCGAGCTCAGGAAGTATGCGGAGATGGAGATGTTGGACAAGGGAATAATAACAGGCATTGCCGGCTCCATTCTCAGTGAAACCCTCTGCCGGTCAATGGTTGGTTTTGCGCTCCTGACTCCGGCAATAGCAGTGATTCCAGATCCGGACGCCGCTGTTCAGCTACTTGAGATTCTAAACAAACTCTATGGATTTGGGGTTTCGGTTGAAGAGCTCAAAGCAAGCGGGCTGATGATTCGCCAGAGGATGGAAGAAATGGCACAGCAGGTTCACGGGATGCAGAAGCGGAGTTCCGCGCCGGGACCCACATATGACGGGATGTATGCCTGA